The segment TTCAAATTGCTGATATCGAAGCTCGTTTTCATTCCGCCGTTTGACGGATAAATCTCAGTAACCAATGCCCCGTCAATTGTCAGTATTTGGATCAACTTCACTTCTTTGTCCGAAGTAATTTCAACCAACTTATCTGCAGGGTTCGGAGCCATGCTCCAGTGTGTTTCCATGTATTCTTCCAAACCTAAATAAGGCGTTCCGTTTGTCTCGATTCCGTTTGGCAGGATTGCATAATCTGCATCCAGTAAGATTCCACCAACCGGAACATCAAAGAATAAGGTATCCGTATGTGGAATGTACGGAACATCTACTAGCAGGTAGTAAGAACCGTCGGTAACATGATCAATCGTATATGTACCATCAGAAGCCGTATAAGCAAAACCTTTGGTTTCATGCGTCTGGGCATCTTTTAAAAGCATTAAAGCTCCTTCAAACGGAACGTTCAGTGATTTCAGGTAAGAAGTGTCCACAACGATCGTTCCCGAAACGCTTCCTGTGCCGCTTAATACATCCAGTGTATCCGCATTGATATTCGCATTGTTCAGGAAACAAGGCAAACCGATAGCATCTGCTCCTGTCCAGGTAGAACTGGTAGCAAAATAAAGCGGAACTGCTCCCGGGAATAAAACCGGATCAGGTGTGAAACGCACGTGGTACAATCCTGTCGGTAAACTGTCTGCCGTGTAAGTTCCGTTAGTCACGTTGACGGTTTCTACCGGGATTGCAACGATTGTATCCTGTACGAAATTGAATACTTCCAGGATTCCTTCAGCCGGCTGGCCGTTAACCGTCAAACTTCCCGAAATATCGTTGTTTGCCTCCTGTTCGTCCAAAAAGATTGCAGAATCGTAAATACCGTCTGAAACATCGGAAATCACCAATTTGATATGATACGTACTTCCGACCTGTGCGAAAAACTTCGCCTGTAAAGGAACCGTATAAGCGTCGAATACAAAATTCGTGGAATTCAGTCCGCTGGCATTGTCTACATAATACTGCGAATTGATGTACTGGTTGATGGAATTGATTTCCACCGGAACAGTTGTGCCCGGAACATTGGCAATGTTCACCGGCGGGCCTGCATTTTCCGAAACCAGGAACAGGAAACGGTCTGTGTACTGCGTGTTGGAGAACTCCGGGTATTCTTCCGAAGCAAAGATGTAATTGAAACGGATGGTATCCGTAATGATAGGTGTGAAATCAAACTGAACGGAAATAGCATCAAAACTGCCTGTTCCGGTTGCTACATTCCCATACTGAATGATGTCATAATCTCCGGGCATACTCATATCCACACTGGAAAAAGTAGAAGATGGAGCACTGGAAAGGTTCGGATAACCGGTCGACAGTACCAAACCACTGTTTACCCCTAAGGACATTCCGTTCTCAAAACGGGCAACTTGGTTTTGTGTTCCCTGGAGCGTAACATTGGTGACTCCCTGGCACTGAACACCGAAAATGTTCGTGATCAGTACTTCCAGGTCGGAAACACCGGAGTATATCAATTGGGAATTGGAAAAATTGGAATAAGTGAGAAGGAGAGCAAGTACAAAAGTTGTTTTCAATTGTTTCATAGCGCGGGTTATTTTCTTTCGGTAGGTAGACGCCATGTCCCGAAAGAAAGTTGCACTAAGTTTTTTGGATCAACTGAAAAAACTAGTTTACGGCTTCCACAGCAACGATTTCAGGAGCAACTCTTTTTACTGCTTCTTCCAATCCTGCTTTAATCGTCATCACACTCATGGAGCAATCGCTGCAAGCTCCGAGTAATCTCACTTGAACAACGCCCTCATCAGTAATATCAACTAATTCCATATCCCCTCCGTCAGCGTTCAGATGCGGTCTCAATTCACTTAACGAAAGGTTGATTTTATCAGTTAATTCGGATTTATTTAACACCATCTTTTTGTGTTTTTATTGCTTTACGCGCTTTGAGCACGTTTACCTCGTCTACAAAGATACGCACTAATTCTTCAAATGCTAATGCCGTAGGCGTATTTTCCTGAAATACAGCAGGTCGGCCCGCGTCTCCGGATTCGCGCACCCCCTGAACCAATGGAATGTGCCCCAGGAATGTTTCGTTCATTCCGGCAGCCAGGTTTTTCACTCCGTCACGCCCGAAAATGTAGTATTTGTTTTCCGGTAATTCAGCCGGTGTAAACCAGGCCATGTTCTCCACCAATCCAACGATCGGAACGTTGATCGTATCCAGTTTGAACATGTTCACTCCCTTACGCGCATCTGCCAAAGCCACTTCCTGCGGCGTGCTTACGATTACTACCCCGTCCAGTGGAACGGTTTGTACCAGGGAAAGATGAATATCACCCGTTCCCGGAGGAAGATCGATCAGTAAATAATCCAATTCGCCCCAGTAAGCATCCGTAAACAATTGTGTCATGGCTTTTGCTGCCATAGGCCCGCGCCAAACGATCGCCTCATCATTCTGGGAGAAGAATCCCATCGAAAGGATCTTGATCCCGTAACTCATTACCGGGTTGATCATCGGTTTTCCGTCCACATCCAGCATGGTAGGGCGTTCACCGTTCACATCAAACATCGTCGGGATACTAGGCCCGTAAATATCTGCATCCACAATTCCCACGCGGTATCCGGCTTTCGCCAATCCTCCGGCCAGGTTCGCAGTAACGGTAGATTTACCGACACCTCCTTTCCCGGAAGCAACTGCAATGATATTCTTCACTTCAGGAAGGATCTTGCGGTGTGTATCGCGCGCCTCGGAAGGCATTCCTTTTACCATGCAGGTAATTTCGATATCGTCACCGAAAACACGCTTCAAATTGAACTCAACAGCTTCCTGCATGCGTTTTCTGGCATGCAAAGCCGGGTTCGAAACATAAATTGTCAGGGTAATTTTCGAACCTTCAATCTGCAGGTCTTCTACAAAATTGAGTGTTACGATATCTTTCTTTAGATCGGGCTCCAAAATGGTTCCCAATACTTCCAACACTGCTTCCTTGGTCATGGTAATTTTTTTACACTGCAAAAATAGCTATTCGTTCCCGGAACTTCTCTTAAAAGCAAAAAAAATCCCGATCTATACGTAAGATCGGGATCATCAGTTTTAAAATCGTATTATGGTCTTCCGGCCGGTCTGGTCGGTCTGGTTGTCGGAGTTACAGTTCCCGGTCTGGTTGTTGTTGGCCTGGTCGGAGTGGTGGTTTTTCCATTATTCCCTCCGTTTCCGCCATTTCCGTTCCCGTTCTCATCATCAACCGTTCCGTTTGTTCCGCCATTCGGACCGCCGGAACCTTGTCCCGGATTGGATTCATCTGTTCCATCCGTATTGTTTCCGTGTCCGTTGTTTCCGTTTCCATTTCCGTTCGAACCGTTTGGATTCTCAACCGGACGAGATACATTAATCACACACGATTTGGTATCGGATCCGCTCGCGTTGGTAGCTGTAACCACCAATGGAACCGACACGGTAGACAATGTTACATTCACCTGGAAAGAGAATGTCAATACATTGCTTTCGATGCTTGAAGTAAAGGTCACGTTCTCTCCGTTGTATAAAATACTTACCTGGCTTGCATTTGCTACGTTTTGAACCGTTCCGGAAATCACTGCTGTTCCTGGCAGGAAGGTAGCCGGACAACGAATCGGATTAGTAAATGCGATAACAGGAGCAGGAATGACTTCCGGAGTATTGTAAATCACGATCTTGGAATCAGTAGCCGTCCCACCGGGTGTAACAGCAGTTGCCACGATGATGTTTTGTCCAAGCACATAGGTTGCATTGAACTGGATTCCTCCGGTACCTGCATTGAAATTAAAGTTAGTCACCACACCGTTCAGCGTTACTGAAACCTGTGACGCAGAAGTAACACCTGTCGTCGCAATCATTACAGTTTGTGCAGACTGATCTGTTTCCAAAGGTGACATGGAAGGACTTGTAATTTGAATGGTCGGAGCAGGAACAACCACTACTTCTTTTCTCACCACGTTGATCGACTTACTGTTCTCGCCGCATTTGTTTTTAGCAAGAATCACAAACGCATTTGCTCCCACTACCAGGTTTCGGTCCAAAGTCAGAACTCCTGTCTGCTGGTTGTAAACAAAACCGATCACCTGCCCGTTTTGGGTCACTGTAATTTCCGACTGACTTTCCACGTTTGATACTGTTGCAGAAAGATTAAATCCATCCGAAGTCACTGCAGCATTATTCGGAGAAGAACTTCCGGTAATAGTTACCACCGGAGGTTTGCACACGATGCGGGTAACTTTCCAGCTCACTTGTCTGGAACCACATTCATTCGTTACGATGATATCGATCGTATGCTGGCCTTCTGTTAAAGTAGCATTCAATGTTACGGTATGAGAAGCTTCGTCGTAATTGAACGCAACAACTACTCCGTCAACCTTGCACTGGATCTGTGAAACCTGTGTTACATTGCTTACCGTTGCCGCTACCGAAGCGTATTCGCTTTCAGTAATCAGTTCTTCACGAACCGGTTTCAGGCGAACGATTTCCGGTGCAATACATGGTATTACTTTCGGCTTCATCACAACAACCGTTGTACTGGAAGATGTTCCGCATGCATTTGTGGATTTGATCTCAATGGAATTGGATCCTTCAATAAGTGTCAGTGCTTTTTCAAACAGGGAAGTTCCGGCATTGAACGTTCCGGCTGTTTGCAGGTTTCCGTTCAGGTAAACCTCAATCTGGTTCACGGAAGTACTATTCGTTACACTCGCTTTTACCACAAATGCCGTTGTTTCAACCGTTGTATTCTGCATAGCAGGATTACTGAATGTAATAACCGGTTTGTTACAAGGAATTTCAATACGCTTGTAAATCACCGAAGTTGAAGCTGTGTGGCTTCCGCCGGCATTTGTTCCGGTAATCTCGAAAATGTTGTTTCCTGCATTCAATGTGTGATTGAACGTCACTTCCAAAGTTGCCGGGTTGAATGTCCAGAAACCTGGGTTTACAATTACCCCGTCTTCTTTCACCACGATCTGAGACTGCATGGTCACATTCGTCACTTTTGCTCTTACTATGTAAGCCGGTGAAGAAACTGTTTGTCCCGGAGTTGCCGGATTGATAAAGCTCACCACCGGAGGCAGGATCACTTCGTCGCGCTTATAGATGATCTGAGTGGCATCCGATGAGGTTCCCGCACTGTTTGTTGCAGTAATATTCACGGTATTTGCACCCAAAATCAAAGAAGCATTCATCGTCAGCACTTTTGTTGAAGTGGAATAAGTAAACCCTGAATAAGGTGCTCCGTTTACCAATACCTGGATCTGCTGTTGATTATCCACATTCAATACGGTCGCTGCCACATTGCTATTCGGCACATTCACCGTTTGAGGGTTAGCAGCCGGGTAAGTAATGGTAACTACCGGAGGCAAAGTCGGATTCGGTGCTCTGTAATTGATCACTGTTGTTTCAGCATCCGAACCGGCAGCATTCGTTGCAACAATTTCGATTACGTTTGCTCCGTTCACCAAACCGGTAGTGAATTCCATGATTTCACTGGAAGCCGTATAGATGAAGTTTGTAGAAACCTGGCCATTGATCTTTAATACGATCTGGCTTGCTGTGCTCACAAAACGAACACGGGCTTTCACCAGGTAAGAAGCATTTAATGAGGTAGAAGGATTCAAACTCGGATCAATGAAAGAAACAACCGGAGGCTGAACCGAAACCGGTTTTCGGTAAATGATTGTTTGCGTTTCACTGTCAGTTCCGGCGCTGTTTGTTCCCGTAACGGTGATGATATTCGCACCTTCAATCAAAGTCACCGCAAAAGAAGCATTGCTGTTCACAAACGTAAAGTTGGTAACATTTGCCCCGTTCACATTCACGTTCACCCCGCTTTGGCTGGTCACGTGAAGCACAGATGCGATTACATTCTGTATTCCCGCTGATGTCGTATAAGGATCTACATTCGGAGTTGTAAACTGAACCACCGGCGGTTGCACTGTTTCAGCCCGTTTGTAGATAATCGTTGTTTGTTTGGAATCTGTTCCGTCTGCATTCGTTCCGGTAACAGTTACCACATTTGCTCCCGGAACCAGGTTCAATGATTCGGTAACACCGTTTGAAGCAGCATTGTAGGTGAAAGTTGTCAGGTTTGTACCATTCAGTGTTACTTTAACCTGGCTCTTCTGAGTTACGTTCAATACGGTTGCATTCAGGTTGAATACCGGGCTGGAAGTTTCGTAAGGATTTGTTCCGGGATTGGTAATCGTTACAATCGGAGGTTTAGGAGCCACCCGGTTGTAAATAATGATTGTTGTTGCAGAAGCAGAACCGGCAGCATTCGTACCGATTACTTCAAATACGTTTTGTCCCGGAGATAAGATTACATTGCTGGTGAATTTATCCGTTTGGGCATTGTATGCGAAGTTGTTGTTGATGGTACCGTTTTGCTTAAAGCTCACGTGTTGCGCATCTGCCACGTTCAATACATCGGCAGTCAATGCAAACGTATTTTGGTTCACCGTATACGGATTGATATTCGGATTTACGAAGTAAACTACCGGCGGCTGGATGGTTTGCTGCGGCTGGTAAATAATTGTTGCTGTTTCTGTATCGGATCCGTATTGGTTGGTACCTGTTGTAACAACTACGTTCGAACCGGTCACTAAATTCAATGTCGAAGCGATTCCCCGTGTAGAAGCATTGTAGGTAAATACTACAGGGCTTCCGTTCAAAGTCATCGTAATCTGGTCCTTTCCGGTCACATTCAACACAGTTCCTGTCAGGCTGAACACCGGGTTTTGAACAGTCGTCGGATTGGAAGCCGGATTGGAATAAGTCACAACCGGAGGAGTTGGTGTTTCTCTCACATAGTTGATCACCGTTTGGTCCATATCCGAACCAAAATCGTTCGTTCCCGTCAATTCAAAGGTATTCTGACCCGGAACCAATGTCACGGTACTTTGGAAATCCTGTGTAGAAGGATTAAAGGTGAAATTGGTGATGTAATTTCCGTTTTGTCGGAAAACCACGTTCGAACTGGAACTCACGTTCTGAATTTTCCCTCTGATCACATACGTATTTGAATTTACGGTTGTTCCACTCGTACTCGGGTTGGTGAAATCAACTACAGGAGGAGTTCTTGTCGGTTGTGTCCAGGTTGGGTTTGTAACAACCGGCTGGCGCACTGTATCCTGATAAGTCATGTGTTCGTAATGATTTCTGATGTGGAATTTCAAATAAACGCTGGTGTAGTGATACCAGTCATTGGTATATTTTCCTTTCGAAGAAAGATGACCGTCAAAGTTGTCAGCCATAGTAAAGGTTGTCTTGTGCTCAATTCCCAATGAAACACCTTTGGCAATCTGGTAGCCGATACCGATACCTACACTTGGCATAAATTTCCCCATGCTTGCAGGCGAATTCAAATCCGTATCGAATTTCTTATCCGTCATGGAATGAATTTCCGTTTGTGTATAAGAACCTGAAGCGAGTTTGGTTGAATCATACAGGTACGTAAATCCGTCAGATCCATGTAAATCTCCTTTGGCACGATACCAGGTATAGCCGATACCTCCGAAAATATATGGGTCCCAGCCCGTACGTTCTCTCAACTTGTTAAAATGGATTGCCAATTCCAGGCTCAATTCGTGCAATCTCGTACCGAAATTCATCACTACGGGTTGACCCGCAGCATTGTATTCCTGGTAAACAGGATTGGAAGAAACGTTCGTAGAATCGGTGTTGTATCCTTTCCAAAGCCCGGTTAAGTAACGCAAACGCAAATCAAAACTGATCGGTCTCCCATAATTGTAATTGAATTGATGGCCTACTATCAGACCGTATCCCAGATCCAGCTTGTATGGAACATCTGTTTTAGTCCACGTTCCACCGACGTTTAAACCCCAAAACCAACGACTGTCGTTGTCGTAGTTGACTTTTTCATTCTGGGAAAATAAGGTGGTGGCAAATAGTAGACTTACAATTAGCGTGTAAAAATATTTCATAGTCTAAAGTTTAATCTATTTTGTGGCTTAACCATTCCTGTGCCAAAAAAGCACAAAAAGGTTTCCATTTAACAAAATTGACGGCGCGAAACTACGAAAAAACCATTAAAATATCCCTGAATGTATTAGTTTTACAATCATATACGCATCTTTCGCACATGAATCTCAGCGCTGTTAAAGTATTGTTAATCTCATTTTTAAGTGTGACTTCCGGGTTCGCCCAGTTGACAAACGATGCATGCCCGACAGCTACACCTTTGTGCCCGAATGTTTCGGTTTCCGGTTCCAATACCGGAGCAACAGCAACGGTCTGTCCGGGATGTGAAGATGACTTTACTTTTTGCTTTTCGGGAACGAACAGTGTTTGGTACCAGTTCAACACCAATGTAACCGGTG is part of the Fluviicola sp. genome and harbors:
- a CDS encoding Mrp/NBP35 family ATP-binding protein yields the protein MTKEAVLEVLGTILEPDLKKDIVTLNFVEDLQIEGSKITLTIYVSNPALHARKRMQEAVEFNLKRVFGDDIEITCMVKGMPSEARDTHRKILPEVKNIIAVASGKGGVGKSTVTANLAGGLAKAGYRVGIVDADIYGPSIPTMFDVNGERPTMLDVDGKPMINPVMSYGIKILSMGFFSQNDEAIVWRGPMAAKAMTQLFTDAYWGELDYLLIDLPPGTGDIHLSLVQTVPLDGVVIVSTPQEVALADARKGVNMFKLDTINVPIVGLVENMAWFTPAELPENKYYIFGRDGVKNLAAGMNETFLGHIPLVQGVRESGDAGRPAVFQENTPTALAFEELVRIFVDEVNVLKARKAIKTQKDGVK
- a CDS encoding choice-of-anchor L domain-containing protein, which produces MKQLKTTFVLALLLTYSNFSNSQLIYSGVSDLEVLITNIFGVQCQGVTNVTLQGTQNQVARFENGMSLGVNSGLVLSTGYPNLSSAPSSTFSSVDMSMPGDYDIIQYGNVATGTGSFDAISVQFDFTPIITDTIRFNYIFASEEYPEFSNTQYTDRFLFLVSENAGPPVNIANVPGTTVPVEINSINQYINSQYYVDNASGLNSTNFVFDAYTVPLQAKFFAQVGSTYHIKLVISDVSDGIYDSAIFLDEQEANNDISGSLTVNGQPAEGILEVFNFVQDTIVAIPVETVNVTNGTYTADSLPTGLYHVRFTPDPVLFPGAVPLYFATSSTWTGADAIGLPCFLNNANINADTLDVLSGTGSVSGTIVVDTSYLKSLNVPFEGALMLLKDAQTHETKGFAYTASDGTYTIDHVTDGSYYLLVDVPYIPHTDTLFFDVPVGGILLDADYAILPNGIETNGTPYLGLEEYMETHWSMAPNPADKLVEITSDKEVKLIQILTIDGALVTEIYPSNGGMKTSFDISNLKQGVYLVRMDQSAPKRLVVTKQ
- a CDS encoding NifU family protein, whose product is MVLNKSELTDKINLSLSELRPHLNADGGDMELVDITDEGVVQVRLLGACSDCSMSVMTIKAGLEEAVKRVAPEIVAVEAVN